The Apibacter raozihei DNA segment AAATACCAATATTTTATTTTTTTTATTACATTTACTATCTGTTTGTTTTTATCAATTATTTTTAATAAAATTCACAAAATGACTACTAATAATCGTTTACTTTCATTGGATATTTTGAGGGGAATCACTATTGCCGGTATGATTCTCGTTAACAATCCGGGATCCTGGAACTTTGTTTATGCACCTCTAGGACATGCAGAATGGAATGGCCTTACTCCTACCGATCTCATATTTCCCTTTTTTATGTTTATCATGGGAGTATCCATGTATATTTCTCTTAAAAAACTAAATTTCAGTCATACTAATGATACTTTATATAAAATTCTAAAACGTTCGATTATTATTTTCATCATCGGGCTGGGAATAGCTTGGTTTTCATTATTTTGCAGAACTTATCAACAAACTGATAATTTACCATTTATAGATCGTTTTTTAAATTCCCTTTTGAATTTTGATAAAATACGAATTCTTGGTGTATTGCAACGCTTAGCTTTATCTTATTGTTTTGCCTCTCTCCTTGTAATCTTTATACGTCATAAGTATATTCCATATATAGTAGGTTCAACCTTAATTGTGTATTTCTTGATTTTATACTTTGGAGACGGTTTTGATAAAAGCGAAAATAATATTGTATCTGTGATAGATAGGGCTATTTTAGGTGTAAACCATATGTATAAAGATGCAGGTCTGGCTATTGATCCGGAAGGTATATTAAGTACTATTCCTTCAGTCTGTCAAGTACTCATAGGTTTTTATTGTGGAAAAATTATGCTTAACAGTAAAGATAATTATTCCCGGATAGTCAACTTATTTATTGTTGGAACTCTTCTCACATTTACAGGTTTTTTACTAAGTTACGGTTGTCCTATCAATAAAAAAATATGGTCTCCTACCTTTGTATTAGTATCCTGCGGAATGGCTTCCAGTTTTTTAGCTTTGTTAATATGGATTATTGATATACATGGATACCATAAATGGACATTCTACTTTAAATCCTTTGGAGTAAATCCTCTGTTTATTTTTGTTATGGCTGGAATCTTATCTACCATACTTAGAGTTATTTCTTTCTCTTCCGATTCGGAAAGCATTAATTTACATGGTTTTATATATTCTGATATCTTACAACCTATTTTTGGAAACTATCCGGGCTCTCTGATATTTGCCATAAGTTTTATGACCTTATGCTGGTTGATCGGCTATATATTGTATAGAAGAAAGATTTTTATAAAAGTTTAATATTATTCAATGATTAATTTGTATTTATCTAAAAGACCTTTAATATCATTAATTGAAAATTTAGAATTTTTCAGTTTATTACGTTCGGGATCTAAAGAAAAATTATAAGCAGTTCTAAAATCAGAAGTTTCCAGATTATTTTCCTGAAAAACAGCTCCCATCAGATCTGATTTTTCGAAAGTTGCCTGAGGAAGATCTGATTCAATAAATTCTACTTCGTGAAGACTACAATTTATAAATTTTATTTTTTTCATTTTAATCTTATAAAAAGAGCTGAAATTAAGTATTGAATTTTCAAATGTAAAGTATAAGAGAAAAGGATTACAGTTTTCAAAATGTAAACCCAGCAGTTTGCAATTTTTAAAACTAACTTTTTGTAATGACGTATTATTTAATTTTGCCATGCTTATATCGCAATTTTCAAACTTACAATCTATAAAATTGTATCCGGAAATATCCACTTCTGAAAAATTACAATTGGTAAAAGAGCAATTTTCATAATCTCCTATAATAAATTTATCCACTAATAAATCCTCTCCTTTAAAATCCTGGTCACGTATATACAGAGTATTCATTTTTTATTTATATTAAACATTTCTAATTATTGAAATAAACTTTTATCTAATTAAGCATAAATTAATTACAAAGACTTCGATCTACATAGATTTTATTGCCTTTGCTATTTATATAATAACAACCTCCCCTTGGCCCTCTAATATATTGTTTTTCAGATTTTTTTTAGATTTATTGCTCTTTATAGATTTATTAGGTTGATATATAGTCCCTTTTTGTTTCTCTTTACCGTTTATACCAGATATTCTTTTTACTTTCTTTGTGTTTATTGAACTTAAAACATTCTGTTCATTTTGTGGAACTAACTTTATTTGCTGTAATTTTTTTCTTGATTGAAATCTACTTTCTCCTCATTTTTTTGTTCCTGAACAAAAAAACTACCTTCATTTACCAATGACTTTTGTTTTTTAAGTGTATTACTATCCTCTATTTTTCCATTAAAAATTATCGATAAAATACCCGAGAACAAAACAATTTCATATTTCAAAAACCTGCTTAATTTAAAACCTAATAAATTCTCAATACACCTTCTAATTATAGGAAAACAAATTAATCCTCCTTTTAAAATAATTATGCATAAGAAACTATATTTTTGTTCATGTTTGAATATCAAAACTGATGATAAAGTCAGAAAAATCCCTATTAGGCATCGTATACTTATCATTATAACCCTTACCACATCTTAATATTTAATATAAAGATACGGTAATTCACCCTAATATAATATAATTATAAAATTTTACGTGCGTTATTTAACTTTATTTTCTAATAATAAATAAAAAGCATATTCCAAAGCTACTTCTTTGAGCGATTCAAATCTTCCGCTGGCTCCTCCATGTCCAGCATCCATATTGGTTTCCAAAAGTAAAAGATTGGAATCAGTTTTAAGTTCTCTTAATTTGGCAACCCACTTAACCGGTTCCCAATATTGCACCTGAGAATCATGTAGCCCTGTAGTGACCAGCATGTTAGGGTATTCTTTAGCTTCTACATTATCATAGGGGGAATAGGATTTCATGTACTCATAATATTCTTTATCGTTAGGATTTCCCCATTCATCGTATTCTCCTGTAGTCAGAGGAATGCTATCATCTAACATGGTAGTTACCACATCTACAAAGGGTACATCTGCCACTACCCCGTTAAACAACTCAGGAGCATAATTTACAACAGCCCCCATCAATAATCCGCCGGCACTTCCTCCATTAGCATATAAATGCTGGGCTGAGGTGTAACCTTCATCAATTAAATACGAAGCACAATCTATAAAATCAAAAAAAGTATTTTTCTTTTTTAACATCTTCCCATTTTCATACCAGGGTCTTCCTAAATCCTCTCCTCCCCTCACATGAGCAATAGCATAGATAAACCCTCTATCCAGCAAAGACAAACGAAGAGAACTAAATGTAGGATCCATAGAATATCCATACGAACCGTAAGCGTATAAAAGCAATGGAGTTTCTTTGGATAGCGGTGTATTTTTATTTTTAACCAGAGATACAGGTATCTTTACTCCGTCTCTTGAAGTAGCCCAAAGTCTGTGAGTTTCGTAATTGTTTTTATCGAATCCTCCTAAAACCTCCTGCTCTTTTAAAATGGTTTTTTCCCGGGTTTCCATATCAAAATCAATATCACTCCAGGGGGTTGTCAGGGAAGTATATCTGTATCTAAGAATCTGGGTATCAAAATCTCTGTTTACCGATATTCCTGCTGTATAAACTTCTTCTCCGAAAGGAAGTAAATAATTTGAAGACTGATCCCAACGGGTTACTTTTATCTGGGTAAGACCATTGCTTCTTTCCTCTACTACCAGATACTTTTTAAAGAGCTCAAACCCTTCTAGTAATACTTCTTTATTATGTGGAATTACTTCTATCCAATTTTCTTTAGAAGTCTTATCTACCGGCGTTTTCATTAATTTGAAATTGAAAGCCTGATCTTTATTGGTGAGTATATAAAAATTATTTTCAAAATGATCGAAAGAATACTCCAAATTCCTTTGTCTTTTCTGAAAAATTTTCCATTCACCACCGGGATTTGAAGCGGAGATGAAACGATATTCATCGGATACCGTACTTCCGGACGATATCACCAGATACTCCATCGATTTGGTTTTACTAACATATACCGTAAAGGTTTCATCCGTTTCATGATAGATCTCAACATCTTCATTCTGGGCAGTTCCTACAACGTGTTTATATACCTTGTCAGATCTTAAGGTTTCAGAATCCTGAACACTATAAAACAAAGTTTTATTATCATTTGCCCAAACGACATTTCCGGTCGTATTTTCCAGTCGATCGGCCAGTATTTCTCCCGTTAACAGATTCTTTATCTGTATAGTATATATTCTTCTCCCTACAGTGTCTGTTGAAAAACATGCCCATTGATTATCCGGACTGATACTAATTCCTCCCAGCTGATAAAATTTATACCCGGAAGCCATCTGATTCACATCAAACATAAGTTGTTCCGGTGCATTTAAATTATCTTTTTTTCTTATATACAGAGGATATTCTCCTCCCTTCACAAACTGTGTAAGGTACCAATATCCGTTAAATTTGTAAGGCGCAGATTCGTCCTCTTCTTTTATTCTGCTTTTCATTTCTGCAAAGAGATCGTTCTGCAATTTTTGAGTGGATTGCATTTGCTCTTGGGTATAAGCATTCTCCTGTTCTAAATATTTTATTACTTCCGGATTTTCTCTATCGTTAAGCCAATAATAATTATCAATTCTCGTATCATTGTGAATGGATAATGTTTTAGGGATCTTTTTTACTTTAGGTGCCTCCATCTTTTTTGTTTCTTGTTTATTCTGCGCTTCAAAATTAAGTGGAAATAAAAACAAAGACAACAATATCAGAGTTTTTATTTGAACTAAAAAGCATCTTTTAACCAGTAATAGTTTATATATCATACTAATTTGTATCTTATTTATACCAGCTAAATATAACTATTTTTTTGATCCTGAATTGATAATAAAAACAGATACGATATTACTTAAATAAAAAAACCGGCAAATTGCCGGTTTTTTAAACTATAAATGATTGGTTACTTTTTTATTACTTTTTTGTTCACTACCTGCCCTTGAGCTTGTACTTGTACCACGTACACCCCTGAAGGCTGATTTTGTATATTCACATCCACTTCGGTGCTATTAGCAAACATTTGGCTATGAATTACTGTTCCGTTGATGTTCACAACATTAAGTTTTCCTTCCGTGACACCTGTAAGCAGTACTTTAAATAAGCCTGACGTTGGATTCGGGGTAATTTTTATTTGAGACTCGGTTAGTGTTGAAGTTTGAGCTTCTACTGACTGAGCTTCTACACAATTACGTCTTACGGAAGAATTTACCGGTGTGTTGGCTATGGATTCTTCTGTAAATCTCGGTTGGTCTTTTGCACATCGTACTGGCATGGCTGTTCTAGGTTGTTCATTCTCTCCTACATCAATTTTTTCTGAACTTCGTTTGTAGTGTAATGATAATGCGTAATTTCTTATACCATTTATCATACTAGCTGACCAAAGTCCTCCGACGTCCCCTGGTTCTAATACTCCGGTACCTTCCTTTGAACCTCTATTAGGATAAGCCCTATACCCTGTAAAAGGTAATTGACCTAAACCTGGGACTGAGACTCCTCTATTCGCAATAATAACGCCTTTATAACCTTTAGTAATAATACTTTTTATATCTACATTCTCTTTTTTCCATGGGGAATTTTCACTCATACTAAAACCATGATCAGGTACTCTCCATCCTTCCGGACAAGGGTCAAAAGGAGATTTTTTAGTAGCATGCCCCCATAAAGTAGGATCTTTTTCAGGCAACCAGTTAGCTTGAATATTTTTATCCCCAATAACATAATATCCAGGGCCAAACATGACGGTTAAAGGATTTTCTACTGATCTTTTCATAACCGATCGGTTTGAATCTCCTTCCCTGAACATATCTCTATAACTTACATCATATATTTCATATTCAGTTATACCTAATTCATGCCAGTAAGCATTATTACTATTTCCCTTGAATATAGAGTAATTACCAAGCCAAGGACTATCTTCGTAGGTAAAAAAAGATGGTAAGGGATCTTTTCTCCCCCATTGATACAACATACCTCCAGTGTGTCTATATACGTTGGGATCTGAAGAAGCTATATCAAATTCCAGGGCTCCCAGATTTCTATCCATAAACTCCGTTGTTAACGGAGGATAAAAACTCTCCGTATTATACGCTAGTTGTTCGAAGTTAAGCTTGCCTGACCCAAATTTCTCCTCTGTAGTATAGGTAACCGAATTTTGAACCGGGCTATTATTAGGTACCCAGATATGCCAACTCCAAAGTATTTTGTCATTAGAGTTACCATTTACTCCGGAGTGAAGGGATACAACAGCATTACCCGATTTGTTTGGATTTACCGTTACTTTAATGGTCGCATTTTCATTCGTTCCTTCTAACACAGGTTTTTTCAACAAATTGGTATCTGTGGTCCAATATATATTCACTGATAATTTTGCCTCTTTATCCGGCCATTCATAATCGGTCAGATATTGGTTATACATAGCATATGCTTTGTTTACCGGTATATGAATGGTTTGGGCATTTTCTTCTTTCACAACCATATAACTGTTCGGATTATTAATTCCTTCGATATATTCAAGCAGATCGGGTGCTAAATATTGGGTTGGATAACTACCAATTTCGGATATACGGGTATCAATTACGCAACGAACCGCTTGTCCTGAATAAGTTGAATTTGCATTCGCAGTCTGAATTTGAAAGAAACCTTTATTTTCATTCTGACTTGCGTCTGATATTATTCGTAAACCAAGTCCTCTTCCATCAATTTCTCTTAGTTCGTTTTTGTACGCCTGAGTAGCTCCCCATAAATATGTTTCTGAAGCTTGATCTTCGTAAACAATAGCACCGTTTGCATATTTTCGATAATGCCCGGTAAGGGATAACTGACCTAATGGATAATTACCTTTTCCGGCTTTAAAATCCATCCCTAATCCCGGATATATTTTTACCGATGGATATCGCGCCCTTACGTATTCACTGCTCAAGTCTTCTTCTTTCGCTCCCAATAGTTCAGTAATTCCCAGCTTATATCCGTTACCCCAAGGCAAGTAAGATGGAAGTTTTGGAACGTCTACATTTACCGAATAGGCAAAGGATGGGACCCTCCAGCCTGACGGACACGGATCAAAAGAAGATTTAAGTGCTGGTTTATAAGTTACCAATCCTGTTTTCGCCTGATTGTTATCTCCCCACAAATCTGCTCGTACTCCTACTCCTGAAAACCAATTTAATAGGCTTTCATGACCATTTTCATTTGGATCGCTTTTAAATATTCTCAGTGGATTCTGAGTTGCATACTGGATATTTTTATTTATATCGGTACCTCCCGGTTTTATAACCGAAAAATTATGCAACTCATTTTGAATTTTACCAAATGGGAATGTACTTATTATTGGAAAGGTGTTATCTATATATCTCATAACAGGAAGAGGATCTTTTCTTCCCCATTGGTACATCAATCCTCCGGAACGATTCCAATCATGCCCTAAAAACGAATTAGACAAGGCTCCCAGGTTACGATCCATAAAGGTATTTGTCATTTCTCCGTTTTGATTGTTTATATACGTCTTTCCCTGGGTAGGATTATCGGTTACCCATACATGCCAGCTCCAATAAACCGGATCTTTTAAAGGATCGCCTGTTGTTCCTACATGTAAGGCTACTACGGCATTCCCTTTTCCTTTTACTCGATTAATCATTACCTTTATTTTGGAATCCTTAGCATTCTGGTCTACAGATACCGAACGTATCAATCCCTCAATATCTTCCCAATATACGGAAGCTGAAAGAGTTCCTTTCGGAATGCCTTTTCCTTCCAAATATTCATTGGTTTCCCACATGGCATAAGCTTTTGCCACGGGGATTTCCAATCCTCCATAGTTATTCGCTTTCGCTGCATCCACATCATAGATGTAACTATTAGGTGCATTCACCTGAGGATCTTTTATAATTTCCGGCCCTGCTAAACAAAGATCCGTTTCAACCGATACTTTAAAATCCTTCCACTGGCTGGCCTGATTATACTTCTTAAGAGTATTTTTCGGTACGGATAATTCAACTTTTGAAAAGTTTATTCCTTTAAATACTTCCGTTCCTAATTGTGGAGGAGTTATAGCACAGATTGAAAGTTTCTCCAATTCACCGCACTCCATAAATGCCCCTGTTTCTATTATTTTTAATGATGACGGCAGATAAATTTCTTTAATTGAAGAATATTTAAATGCTTGGTTGCTTATTTTCTCCAGTCCATTTGGTAAAACTACTTCTCCTTTGAATTGAATAAAGGCTACTGGAGATAAAACTTTTAAATTCAAGGGTAAGATAACTTTACTTGTGTTATTTGTAAAGGCTCCTCCATTCCACCCTCTTAAAAAGTTTTCCAACCGGGAATTTTTTGAAAAATCAAGTACGTTCTCTTCTAACTGAATGTTTGAAAACGCTAGATTATCTATGGTCTCTAAGGAACTGACCTTAGAAAAGTCTAATCGACGTGTCTTCATACTTTCAAAAGCAGAATAACCAATCTTTTTTACACTACTGGGGATGCGTAATTCTGTTGATGGTGCTGAAAGTTTAAATGATTCATTTCCTAATTCTTCTAATCCTTCTGGCAAAACTGCCTCTCCTTTGAATTGAATAAAGGTTGCTGGAGATAAAACTTTTAAATTCAAGGGTAAAATAACTTTACTTGTGTTATTTGTAAAGGCTCCTCCATTCCACCCTCTTAAAAAGTTTACCAACCGGGAATTTTCTGAAAAATCAAGTACGTTCTCTTCTAACTGAATGTTTGAAAACGCTAGATTATCTATGGTCTCTAAGGAACTGACCTTAGTAAAGTCTAATCGACGTGTCTTCATACTTTCAAAAGCAGAATAACCAATCTTTTTTACACTACTGGGGATGCGTAATTCTGTTGATGGTGCTGAAAGTTTAAATGATTCATTTCCTAATTCTTCTAATCCTTCTGGTAAAACTGCCTCTCCTTTGAATTGAATAAAGGCTACTGGAGATAAAACTTTTAAATTCAAGGGTAAGATAACTTTACTTGTGTTATTTGTAAAGGCTCCTCCATTCCACCCTCTTAAAAAGTTTATCAGCCGAGAATTTTCTGAAAAATCAAGTACGTTCTCTTCTAACTGAATGTTTGAAAACGCTAGATTATCTATGGTCTCTAAGGAACTGACCTTAGTAAAGTCTAATCGACGTGTCTTCATACTTTCAAAAGCAGAATAACCAATCTTTTTTACACTACTGGGGATGCGTAATTCTATTGATGGTGCTGAAAGTTTAAATGATTCATTTCCTAATTCTTCTAATCCTTCTGGTAAAACTGCCTCTCCTTTGAATTGAATAAAGGTTGCTGGAGATAAAACTTTTAAATTCAAGGGTAAAATAACTTTACTTGTGTTATTTGTAAAGGCTCCTCCATTCCACCCTCTTAAAAAGTTTACCAACCGGGAATTTTTTGAAAAATCAAGTACGTTCTCTTCTAACTGAATGTTTGAAAACGCTAGATTATCTATGGTCTCTAAATTTACTAAATGATTAAAATCCAATTTGAATACTTTGCTTGCGTAAAATGCATAAGATGAGATAATCTTTAAAGATTTTGGTAAAACAATTTCATTTAAAGTTATCCCACTAAATGCTTCACGAGGTAGAATATTATCTACTAAATTAACGTGTAACAAATTTAAATTCTTTAGCGCATTCATTTGACGAATGGTCAAAAAATCTGCACTATTAAGGGTGCCTGTAAGGCTTAAATTGATTATCTTGGCCTTGTCTGTTCCTACCAGCTGGGATAGGGTTCCGGGTGTTGTCACTTCGTAGTTCTTACTGAGCTGCCCCCATGAAAGAGAAAAGCATAGAAAGAAACACAAAAGCGATAAATAATAGCTTTGTTTCATATAATATAACTTAATGTGATTTCTTACTTTTGATTAAAACCGACTTTTGATTTTTTTACTATTCTAATGTGTTTTTTTAAGAATAAAAAAGGTAAGAGCAAAATATAACAGACAGTATAAATTCATATATTTATAGTTATTTTTTATACAATATTAATAAATATTCATTATTAATTCAAACATAAATGAGACAATAATCAGTATTTGATTATATACAAAACAGGTTTTCAATGAACTAACCCTAAAAAAAAACCGGCAAATTGCCGGTTTTTTAAACTATAAATGATTGGTTACTTTTTTATTACTTTTTTGTTCACTACCTGCCCTTGAGCTTGTACTTGTACCATGTACACTCCCGAAGGCTGATTTTGTATATTCACATCCACTTCGGTGCTATTAGCAAACATTTTGCTATGAATTACTGTTCCGTTGATGTTCACCACACTAAGTTTTCCTTCCGTTACACCTGTAAGCAGTACTTTAAATAAGCCTGAAGTAGGATTCGGGGTAATTTTTATTTGAGACTCGGTTAGCGTTGTAGTTTGAGCTTCTACTGACTGAACTTCTACATAATTACGGCTTGATAATCGATTAATTGGTGATTTTTTTATTAACTCTTTATTAAATCTTATTTCGTCTTTAGCACATCTTATTGGTAGGCCCGTTCTTGGTCTGACTAAATTTGAAGGGTCTACCCCATCATTTCCAGTACCAAAAGCCATTGCTAAAGGTTCTAGAGATCGTTGGCTACTTCCATACATAGATGCAGACCAATTTTGACCATAAATTAGTAGTCCATCCAAAAATATAGGTCTATCTTTCTCTATTCCTCTACCTCCGTCTGAAGGAAAATGTCCTAAATTATACTCTTCAGATGTAAGTACTACACCTACTGTTCCTGCACGATTAGATATTAATCTTCCGGATAAAGCTTCCAAAGACTTGTTTTGTGGAATAATGTCAAAATCCCATAAATTGTCTTTATTCTTTTTCCATAATCCCATTCCTTCTTTATACCAAGGAGAACCATAAACTCCGGCACTTGAAAAATCCGGCACCCTCCATCCTTCAGGACAGGGATCAAATGGAGACTTAGAATCGGCATGTCCCCATAAATTTGGAACTATTTCTGGTAACCAACTATACGTATTTCCTCTGGATATATGTAAAAATGGATTTCTTACTGATTTGAGTAATACATCTTGAACTTTTGTATCTGCAGAAAATAAGGCATAATTATCATATTCAAGTGATGAGCTTACTACAGAATTATATTGTTGCTTTTTTAAATTCGTAGTTCCTAAATAAATTCTATCATGCTCCCCCCAAAAACCACCACTTAATGGTATAAATAAAGGCGTAGGATCTTTTCTTCCCCATTGATAAAGCAAACCTCTTGTATTATCTATAACTTGAGAATTTTTAGACGAAACATCAAACTCTATGGCACCTAAATTTCTATCCATAAATGTTGTTGTTAATGGCACATTTCCTCCATAAGTGTTAAATGCTAAATATTCTTCATAATTTTTTGAAAATTTACTTTCTGTAGTATAGGTTATAGTTTGTATCTCATTATTCGATACCCAAATATGCCAACTCCATAATACAGGATCTTCAGAGGTTTCTTTATCTCCAGAATGTAGAGAAATAACTGCATTTCCCGATTTATTTGCATTTATTTTTACAGAAATAACTGCATTTTCATCAACGCCATTTACTTTTACCTCTTTAATTAACTGAGTATCTGTAGTCCAATTTACATTAGTAGATAATTTTCCAGATGGCCATTGATGGTCGGTCAAAAGTTGGTTATATACAGCAAAGGCTTTATTAACAGGTATGGATATCTCTTGCTCTGATACATTTTTCACCAACATATAACTGTTAGGATTTTTTAATCCCTCAGTGTACTCTTCAACATCATTTGAAATATAAGTTGTAGTAACTTCCATTGTAGGAAAATCTTCTTTCACACAACGAATAGCAGCAAGTCCTCCACTGTGTCCTTCAATATCTATGGTTCGTATTTGATATAGACCCTTTGAATTATTTTGAAGAAAATCTGCTATTATGGCAAGACCCGTAATACCTCCCCACATATTCATTGTTGAACTTGAAAGTGCAATTTCAGCACCTTGATCCTGATAAACCAATTTATTACCATAAAAGACATAATGTCCAGTAAGTGGCATAAGACCTAAATTATAATTTGGTATTCCACTAAAATCTATACCTAAACCAGGATAAATTTGTATTCCTTTATAATGTTCTTTGTATTTGGTTTCATAATCTTCATTTTGAAAATCTAGAATTGTCGGCATATTTTGCCCGCCCCAAGGAGAATTAGATGGAGTATTAATAAACATATGCGCATAAGCAGGAACTCTCCATCCAGCTGGACAAGGATCAAAAGAAGATTTAGTCTGCTGTTCAAATTTCAATCCCGGCATACGTTTTCCTCCCGTATTATCTGACCATAAATTAGGAGTTCTTTCATTTTTTGAGTAGAATTCCTCTAAGTTATTATGAAACCAGGTGGATCTTGCAGGCACAGTTTTTTTACCTCCCGAATTTACTACAATCTCAGACTCTAAAGGTGTATATATTGTAAAAGGGTTATTAATACTTTCCCGTATATTTTCAGATATAATATTCGAAGCCCTTTCTTTCTGGAAACCATCTATAGCTAGATAGTTCGCATTAGTTACTTCCCCAAAACGTAAAGAGTTTATTCTGACTGAGATTCCATCTTTATAAACCATAGCAGGAAAAGGATCTTTTCTTCCCCATTGGTACATTAATCCTGCTGAACGAGTCCAATCATTTCCTAAAAATGAATTGGATAACGCTCCTAGATTACGATCCATAAAGGTATTAACTAAATGCTCGTTGCTCCCTGGATTATTATCATAGGTTATTCCATTAGTAGGGTCATCGGTCACCCACACATGCCAGCTCCAGTATACCGGATCTTTTAAAGGATCTCCAGTTGCTCCTACATGTAAGGCTACTACGGCATTCCCTTTTCCTTTTGCCTGGTTAATCATTACCTTTATTTTGGAATCCTTAGCATTCTGGTCAACAGATACCGAACGTACCAGACCTTTAACATCCTCCCAATATATGGAAGCAGAAAGAGTTCCTTCAGGAATTCCTTTTCCTTCCAAATATTCATTAGTTTCCCACATGGCGTAGGCTTTTGCTACCGGTATTTCTAATCCTCCATAGTTATTTGCTTTCGCAGCATCCACATCATAGATGTAACTATTAGGTGCATTCACCTGAGGATCTTTTATAATTTCCGGCCCAGCAACACAAAGTTCGGTTTCTACCGATACAGTAAAATCCTTCCACTGGCTGGTCTGGTTATACTTTGTAAGAGTATTTTTCGGTACAGCCAACTGTGTTTTAGAAAAATCTATTCCATTAAAAACATTGCTCCCTAATTGAGGAGGATTTATAGCACAGATAGATAATTTCTCTAATTCTTTACATCCTGAAAAAGCACCTTCACCTATAGTCTGTATTGTGGATGGCAAGGATAATTCTTTAATAGTTGATTCTTTGAATACGAATTTACCTAATGATTCTAATTCAGAAGGAATTGATACTGAACCACTGAAGCTTCTAAATGTAACATTAGGAAGATATTTTAGATTTGAAGGCAAAA contains these protein-coding regions:
- a CDS encoding pentapeptide repeat-containing protein, whose product is MNTLYIRDQDFKGEDLLVDKFIIGDYENCSFTNCNFSEVDISGYNFIDCKFENCDISMAKLNNTSLQKVSFKNCKLLGLHFENCNPFLLYFTFENSILNFSSFYKIKMKKIKFINCSLHEVEFIESDLPQATFEKSDLMGAVFQENNLETSDFRTAYNFSLDPERNKLKNSKFSINDIKGLLDKYKLIIE
- a CDS encoding S9 family peptidase gives rise to the protein MIYKLLLVKRCFLVQIKTLILLSLFLFPLNFEAQNKQETKKMEAPKVKKIPKTLSIHNDTRIDNYYWLNDRENPEVIKYLEQENAYTQEQMQSTQKLQNDLFAEMKSRIKEEDESAPYKFNGYWYLTQFVKGGEYPLYIRKKDNLNAPEQLMFDVNQMASGYKFYQLGGISISPDNQWACFSTDTVGRRIYTIQIKNLLTGEILADRLENTTGNVVWANDNKTLFYSVQDSETLRSDKVYKHVVGTAQNEDVEIYHETDETFTVYVSKTKSMEYLVISSGSTVSDEYRFISASNPGGEWKIFQKRQRNLEYSFDHFENNFYILTNKDQAFNFKLMKTPVDKTSKENWIEVIPHNKEVLLEGFELFKKYLVVEERSNGLTQIKVTRWDQSSNYLLPFGEEVYTAGISVNRDFDTQILRYRYTSLTTPWSDIDFDMETREKTILKEQEVLGGFDKNNYETHRLWATSRDGVKIPVSLVKNKNTPLSKETPLLLYAYGSYGYSMDPTFSSLRLSLLDRGFIYAIAHVRGGEDLGRPWYENGKMLKKKNTFFDFIDCASYLIDEGYTSAQHLYANGGSAGGLLMGAVVNYAPELFNGVVADVPFVDVVTTMLDDSIPLTTGEYDEWGNPNDKEYYEYMKSYSPYDNVEAKEYPNMLVTTGLHDSQVQYWEPVKWVAKLRELKTDSNLLLLETNMDAGHGGASGRFESLKEVALEYAFYLLLENKVK
- a CDS encoding acyltransferase family protein, with translation MTTNNRLLSLDILRGITIAGMILVNNPGSWNFVYAPLGHAEWNGLTPTDLIFPFFMFIMGVSMYISLKKLNFSHTNDTLYKILKRSIIIFIIGLGIAWFSLFCRTYQQTDNLPFIDRFLNSLLNFDKIRILGVLQRLALSYCFASLLVIFIRHKYIPYIVGSTLIVYFLILYFGDGFDKSENNIVSVIDRAILGVNHMYKDAGLAIDPEGILSTIPSVCQVLIGFYCGKIMLNSKDNYSRIVNLFIVGTLLTFTGFLLSYGCPINKKIWSPTFVLVSCGMASSFLALLIWIIDIHGYHKWTFYFKSFGVNPLFIFVMAGILSTILRVISFSSDSESINLHGFIYSDILQPIFGNYPGSLIFAISFMTLCWLIGYILYRRKIFIKV